In Pseudomonas sp. Leaf58, one DNA window encodes the following:
- a CDS encoding gamma-glutamyl-gamma-aminobutyrate hydrolase family protein has protein sequence MSANAVPLIGVSACRQQVGKNSSHTVGDKYVEAAGFAGLPLILPARDGGSDTQALLARLHGIVFTGSPSNIEPHHYNGAPSAAGTRHDLARDRLTLPLLQAAIAAGVPVFCICRGFQELNVALGGSLHQRVQELPGYLDHREPEEAPLEVQYGPRHPVGIEPGGLFERLGLAPQFEVNSLHSQGIDRLAPGLRVEARAPDGLIEAVSMPDAPGFVLGVQWHPEWRFSENPVSLRLFQAFREACIAYAAREGERQSVR, from the coding sequence ATGAGCGCAAATGCGGTCCCCTTGATCGGTGTCAGCGCCTGCCGCCAGCAGGTGGGGAAGAACTCGTCGCACACGGTAGGCGACAAGTATGTCGAGGCGGCCGGCTTTGCCGGCTTGCCACTGATCTTGCCGGCTCGTGACGGGGGCAGCGACACGCAGGCGCTGCTGGCCCGTCTGCACGGCATTGTTTTTACCGGCTCGCCTTCAAATATCGAACCGCATCATTACAATGGCGCCCCCAGCGCGGCAGGTACCCGGCACGATCTGGCACGCGATCGGCTGACCCTGCCGCTGCTGCAGGCGGCCATTGCTGCTGGTGTACCGGTGTTTTGCATCTGCCGTGGCTTTCAGGAATTGAATGTGGCGCTGGGTGGCAGCTTGCACCAGCGGGTGCAGGAACTGCCTGGCTACCTGGATCACCGTGAACCTGAGGAAGCACCGCTGGAGGTGCAATACGGCCCTCGTCACCCGGTCGGCATTGAGCCTGGCGGGTTGTTCGAGCGCCTGGGCCTGGCGCCGCAGTTCGAGGTCAACTCGCTGCACAGCCAGGGCATCGACCGCCTGGCTCCCGGCCTGCGCGTCGAGGCACGGGCCCCGGATGGCCTGATTGAAGCGGTGTCGATGCCGGATGCGCCAGGCTTTGTGCTTGGCGTGCAGTGGCACCCTGAGTGGCGATTTAGCGAAAACCCGGTCTCCCTACGCCTGTTTCAGGCTTTTCGTGAGGCCTGCATTGCCTATGCGGCACGGGAGGGTGAGCGCCAGAGCGTACGCTGA